A DNA window from Actinokineospora baliensis contains the following coding sequences:
- a CDS encoding serine hydrolase — protein sequence MTSGLNRRAALGLGAAAVAAVGTPAPAAADPFRRVPLGGTPVERVQWAYARETRAAGGAWQSLITLAGQEIVSARADDLVEAYSVNKVAVAVAVLDKVDRGQAALTQRLEVTAEIVNTAGDGIFPLDGAYPSSVTVGHALLLTVSDDTANRLAGLVTPTAEVNATLVAKGFPKTQVVPTANPNRFYLGKTTPRETHDLFTALAAGRLLTAASTAYLLKILRSQAAHTDGIRRNMSSDDRARVATKAGWFNDGRNEAGIVFDAAGTPILTYALFSQGAGDPTDFGGTHAAVRARATLGPHLLAAVPGPTASPRYTPTNGG from the coding sequence ATGACGTCAGGGCTGAACCGGCGGGCCGCGTTGGGACTGGGCGCGGCGGCGGTGGCCGCGGTGGGGACCCCGGCGCCCGCCGCGGCCGACCCGTTCCGGCGGGTCCCGCTGGGGGGCACCCCCGTCGAACGGGTCCAGTGGGCGTACGCGCGCGAGACCCGCGCTGCGGGCGGGGCGTGGCAGTCGCTGATCACCCTCGCTGGCCAGGAGATCGTCAGTGCGCGGGCCGACGACCTGGTCGAGGCGTACAGCGTGAACAAGGTGGCGGTGGCGGTCGCGGTGCTCGACAAGGTCGACCGCGGCCAGGCGGCGCTGACCCAGCGCCTGGAGGTCACCGCCGAGATCGTCAACACCGCCGGTGACGGCATCTTCCCGCTCGACGGCGCCTACCCCAGCTCGGTGACCGTCGGCCACGCCCTGCTGCTCACCGTCTCGGACGACACCGCCAACCGGCTGGCCGGTCTGGTCACGCCGACGGCCGAGGTCAACGCCACCCTGGTCGCGAAGGGCTTCCCCAAGACCCAGGTGGTCCCCACGGCCAACCCGAACCGGTTCTACCTGGGCAAGACCACGCCGCGCGAAACCCACGACCTGTTCACCGCCCTCGCCGCGGGCCGCCTCCTGACAGCCGCGTCGACGGCGTACCTGCTCAAGATCCTGCGCTCCCAGGCCGCGCACACCGACGGCATCCGCCGAAACATGTCGTCGGACGACCGCGCCCGCGTCGCCACCAAAGCGGGCTGGTTCAACGACGGCCGCAACGAAGCGGGCATCGTCTTCGACGCCGCCGGAACCCCGATCCTCACCTACGCCCTGTTCTCGCAAGGCGCAGGCGACCCGACCGACTTCGGCGGCACCCACGCCGCTGTCCGGGCCCGGGCCACCCTCGGCCCCCACCTCCTCGCCGCCGTCCCCGGCCCCACCGCCAGCCCCCGCTACACCCCGACCAACGGCGGCTGA
- a CDS encoding ribonuclease J: MRQPPKSGKWPTNPPPALPEGGLRVVALGGIGEVGRNMTVFEHAGRLLVVDCGVLFPEDQQPGVDLILPDFRPIESRLHEIDALVLTHGHEDHIGAVPFLLRLRPDLPVVGSRFTLALVAAKCKEHRLDPKLHEVREGEKVTYGEFDCEFFAVNHSIPDALAVAIRTPAGIVLHTGDIKLDQLPLDGRLTDLAGFSRLGDEGVDLFLVDSTNAEVPGFVISEREIGPVIDGVIARAGQRVIVACFASHVHRVQQVLDVAVAHGRRVALVGRSMVRNMGIAADLGLLSVPPGLLVGLDEAMAMPEDKVLFVSTGSQGEPLSALSRMARGEHRQISIRPGDTVVLASSLIPGNENAVFGVVNGLVRLGAHVVHQGNAKVHVSGHAPAGELLFLYNAVRPSNVMPVHGEWRHLRANAELAVKTGVPADHVVIAEDGVVVDLVDGRAAITGRVEVGHVYVDGLSVGDVGESTLSDRLVLGEGGFIAITVVVDSASGRAVSPPTVSGRGFSDDPKALDDVVSLVEMELSHTESEGITDTHRIAQAVRRVVGRWVADTYRRRPMIVPTVIPV; this comes from the coding sequence GTGAGGCAGCCCCCCAAGTCCGGCAAGTGGCCGACCAACCCGCCGCCCGCGCTGCCCGAGGGCGGCCTGCGGGTGGTCGCCCTCGGCGGCATCGGCGAGGTCGGCAGGAACATGACCGTCTTCGAGCACGCGGGCAGGCTGCTCGTGGTCGACTGCGGCGTGCTGTTCCCCGAGGACCAGCAGCCCGGCGTCGACCTGATCCTGCCCGACTTCCGGCCCATCGAGTCGCGGCTGCACGAGATCGACGCGCTGGTGCTCACCCACGGCCACGAGGACCACATCGGCGCGGTTCCGTTCCTGCTGCGGCTGCGCCCCGACCTGCCGGTGGTCGGCTCCCGGTTCACCCTCGCCCTGGTCGCCGCCAAGTGCAAGGAGCACCGGCTCGACCCGAAGCTGCACGAGGTCCGCGAGGGCGAGAAGGTCACCTACGGCGAGTTCGACTGCGAGTTCTTCGCGGTCAACCACTCCATCCCCGACGCGCTCGCGGTCGCCATCCGCACCCCGGCAGGCATCGTGCTGCACACCGGGGACATCAAGCTCGACCAGCTCCCGCTCGACGGCAGGCTCACCGACCTGGCCGGGTTCTCCCGCCTCGGCGACGAGGGCGTCGACCTGTTCCTGGTCGACTCGACCAACGCCGAGGTCCCCGGGTTCGTCATCTCCGAGCGCGAGATCGGCCCGGTGATCGACGGGGTGATCGCCCGCGCGGGCCAGCGGGTCATCGTGGCCTGCTTCGCCAGCCACGTGCACCGGGTCCAGCAGGTGCTCGACGTGGCGGTGGCGCACGGCCGCCGGGTCGCGCTGGTGGGCCGCTCGATGGTGCGCAACATGGGCATCGCCGCCGACCTCGGCCTGCTGTCGGTGCCGCCCGGGCTGCTGGTCGGCCTGGACGAGGCGATGGCCATGCCCGAGGACAAGGTGCTGTTCGTCTCCACCGGGTCGCAGGGCGAGCCGCTCTCGGCGCTGTCGCGGATGGCGCGCGGCGAGCACCGGCAGATCTCCATCCGGCCCGGCGACACCGTCGTGCTGGCCAGCTCGCTGATCCCCGGCAACGAGAACGCGGTGTTCGGCGTGGTCAACGGCCTGGTCCGGCTCGGCGCGCACGTGGTGCACCAGGGCAACGCCAAGGTCCACGTGTCCGGGCACGCCCCCGCCGGTGAGCTGCTGTTCCTCTACAACGCGGTCCGGCCGAGCAACGTCATGCCGGTGCACGGCGAGTGGCGGCACCTGCGGGCCAACGCCGAACTGGCGGTGAAGACCGGCGTCCCGGCCGATCACGTGGTCATCGCCGAGGACGGGGTGGTGGTCGACCTGGTCGACGGGCGCGCCGCGATCACCGGTCGGGTCGAGGTCGGGCACGTCTACGTCGACGGCCTCTCGGTCGGCGACGTCGGCGAGTCCACCCTGTCGGACCGGCTGGTGCTCGGCGAGGGCGGCTTCATCGCGATCACCGTGGTCGTCGACTCGGCGTCCGGGCGCGCGGTGTCCCCGCCGACGGTGTCCGGCCGCGGCTTCTCCGACGACCCCAAGGCGCTCGACGACGTGGTGTCGCTGGTGGAGATGGAGCTGTCGCACACCGAGTCCGAGGGCATCACCGACACCCACCGCATCGCGCAGGCGGTGCGCCGGGTGGTGGGCCGCTGGGTGGCCGACACCTACCGCAGGCGGCCGATGATCGTCCCGACGGTGATCCCGGTCTGA
- the dapA gene encoding 4-hydroxy-tetrahydrodipicolinate synthase produces MTACPTAAPGRPFGRVLTAMATPFAADGSIDLDRAQALAEHLVELGNDGLVVNGTTGESPTTTDREKADAVRAVVEAVGHRATVIGSVGTYDTAHTVELARQAEKAGAHGLLVVTPYYSRPPQAGLIAHFTAAADATPLPVMLYDIPPRSVVPIEVDTLRRLAEHPRIAAVKDAKGDLLAGSQVIASTDLAYYSGDDALNLPWLSIGGVGYVSVIGHVVAGRLRSMLDTYENGEVSAARNIHNGLLPVLRAFSRVGGVVFSKTALRLRGQDAGDPRLPLPPATPEQVAAIAADLAEAGVPLAQAPASHVATARVAHADANAAYIAATTHTSTGTVHQ; encoded by the coding sequence CTGACCGCCATGGCCACCCCGTTCGCCGCCGACGGGTCGATCGACCTCGACCGCGCCCAGGCCCTCGCCGAGCACCTCGTGGAGCTGGGCAACGACGGCCTGGTGGTCAACGGCACCACCGGTGAGTCGCCCACCACCACCGACCGGGAGAAGGCGGACGCGGTCCGCGCCGTGGTCGAGGCGGTCGGGCACCGGGCGACGGTGATCGGGTCGGTCGGCACCTACGACACCGCGCACACGGTGGAGTTGGCGCGCCAGGCGGAGAAGGCGGGCGCGCACGGGCTGCTCGTGGTCACCCCGTACTACTCCCGGCCGCCGCAGGCCGGGCTGATCGCGCACTTCACCGCGGCCGCCGACGCCACGCCGCTGCCGGTCATGCTCTACGACATCCCGCCGCGGTCGGTGGTGCCGATCGAGGTCGACACGCTGCGCAGGCTGGCCGAGCACCCGCGCATCGCCGCGGTCAAGGACGCCAAGGGCGACCTGCTCGCGGGCAGCCAGGTCATCGCCAGCACCGACCTGGCCTACTACTCCGGCGACGACGCGCTCAACCTGCCGTGGCTGTCCATCGGCGGCGTCGGCTACGTCAGCGTGATCGGCCACGTCGTGGCCGGGCGGCTGCGGTCCATGTTGGACACCTACGAGAACGGCGAGGTCAGCGCCGCACGCAACATCCACAACGGACTGCTGCCGGTGCTGCGCGCGTTCAGCCGGGTCGGCGGCGTCGTGTTCAGCAAGACCGCGCTGCGGTTGCGCGGCCAAGACGCGGGCGACCCGAGGTTGCCGCTGCCGCCCGCCACCCCCGAGCAGGTCGCGGCCATCGCCGCCGACCTCGCCGAGGCGGGCGTGCCGCTCGCGCAGGCCCCGGCCTCGCACGTGGCCACCGCCAGGGTCGCGCACGCCGACGCCAACGCCGCCTACATCGCGGCCACCACGCACACCAGCACCGGGACGGTGCACCAGTGA